Proteins found in one Gammaproteobacteria bacterium genomic segment:
- a CDS encoding AgmX/PglI C-terminal domain-containing protein: MSATAVYSWRLPWEVSTVEKTRFRRILNRVTMTCLVLTLIIPFLPLPEKEKPIEEKQEKRVVKILIEKKLPPPPPIVKKVEPTKLKKPVKTAKPKAIKKVQEKKVAKVANKPVPQKKIAPAPPKKSAKEVAAGSGLLAFQNELADISKKSTSQALGERSLNSSGGSASRIERSLVTKNTGKGSGGINTASLSRDVSGTGLGGRTASRVSGPAGMGAGEGGSGTGSDDGIGRAAQRDLEKIQITFDRNKSAIFSMYNRALRSTPELQGKVVLKITIAPSGKVTDIFIVSSELADTELEQKLIQRVKLINFGSEDVPIFTFNYPIDFYPV; encoded by the coding sequence ATGAGTGCAACAGCCGTATATTCATGGCGCCTCCCATGGGAAGTGTCAACTGTAGAAAAGACAAGATTCAGACGCATTTTAAACCGCGTTACAATGACTTGTCTTGTGCTCACATTAATCATTCCATTTTTGCCTCTTCCTGAGAAAGAAAAACCTATTGAGGAAAAGCAAGAAAAACGAGTTGTAAAGATACTTATTGAGAAAAAATTACCACCTCCACCACCTATAGTTAAAAAAGTGGAGCCTACTAAGCTCAAGAAGCCAGTTAAGACTGCTAAACCTAAAGCAATTAAAAAAGTTCAAGAAAAGAAAGTTGCTAAAGTTGCCAATAAACCTGTTCCTCAAAAGAAGATAGCGCCTGCGCCACCAAAAAAATCTGCTAAAGAAGTAGCTGCTGGGTCTGGATTATTGGCTTTTCAAAATGAATTGGCGGATATAAGTAAAAAATCAACTTCTCAAGCATTGGGGGAACGTTCACTAAATAGCAGTGGTGGTTCGGCTTCAAGAATTGAACGTTCTTTAGTGACCAAGAATACAGGTAAGGGTAGTGGCGGCATTAATACTGCCTCTCTTAGTCGAGATGTTTCAGGGACTGGCTTAGGTGGTAGAACAGCTAGTCGAGTTTCAGGCCCTGCGGGTATGGGTGCAGGCGAAGGCGGATCTGGTACAGGTTCTGATGACGGAATAGGACGCGCTGCTCAACGTGACTTAGAAAAAATCCAGATTACATTTGATCGAAATAAAAGTGCAATTTTCAGTATGTATAATCGAGCGCTCAGATCAACGCCTGAACTTCAAGGCAAAGTTGTGTTAAAAATTACAATTGCACCATCAGGTAAAGTCACTGATATCTTCATTGTTAGCAGTGAATTGGCCGATACGGAACTAGAGCAGAAACTAATACAACGTGTAAAACTGATTAACTTTGGATCTGAAGATGTTCCAATATTTACATTCAATTATCCAATCGACTTTTACCCAGTATAA
- a CDS encoding biopolymer transporter ExbD produces the protein MRGKKTVKRMQRNHDRAKKQAPFNIVSLMDIFTILVFFLLVNASDPTVLPNAKGIEMPESMAEKKPRVSVVLMLSKDDISLQGEKVVSSNNISGNKKAEVQKLQVALQEEILKVQQLQRDDETSEKKEITIMGDKEVPFSLIKRVMQICSSAGFEQISLSVIQRESTKAS, from the coding sequence ATGCGCGGCAAGAAGACAGTTAAAAGAATGCAGCGCAATCATGATCGCGCAAAAAAACAAGCACCATTCAATATTGTTTCATTGATGGATATTTTTACTATTTTAGTATTCTTCTTGTTGGTAAATGCTTCAGACCCAACTGTATTACCTAACGCTAAAGGTATTGAGATGCCTGAGTCAATGGCAGAGAAGAAGCCTCGTGTCTCAGTAGTTTTAATGTTGAGTAAAGATGATATTAGTCTGCAAGGTGAAAAAGTCGTAAGTTCAAATAATATTTCTGGAAATAAAAAAGCAGAAGTACAAAAACTACAAGTTGCTCTTCAAGAAGAAATATTAAAAGTACAACAGTTGCAAAGAGACGATGAAACTAGCGAGAAAAAAGAAATTACTATCATGGGTGATAAAGAAGTCCCATTTAGTTTGATTAAACGTGTTATGCAAATTTGTTCTAGCGCTGGTTTTGAGCAAATATCTTTGTCAGTCATCCAAAGAGAATCTACTAAAGCAAGTTAA
- a CDS encoding biopolymer transporter ExbD, translated as MRSRRYRARRNKQDAELSITAFMNLMVILVPFLLITAVFSKISILELDLPAKSDVVKNNTKSLELEIVVRENSLRVQDRNKGVLKSIKNGKQGYELTVLNEYLQGLKSKYQDINNATILLEPDISYDMLVQIMDSVRTAEVEKDGETVFADLFPDIAVGDAPVYTAGR; from the coding sequence ATGAGATCTAGACGCTATAGAGCAAGACGTAATAAACAAGATGCAGAATTAAGCATCACAGCTTTTATGAATCTGATGGTGATCTTGGTTCCTTTTCTATTGATCACTGCAGTCTTTTCTAAAATAAGTATTCTAGAATTAGATTTGCCTGCAAAATCAGATGTCGTTAAAAACAACACTAAGTCATTAGAGTTAGAAATTGTTGTGCGTGAAAATTCTTTGCGTGTCCAAGATCGTAATAAGGGTGTTCTAAAGTCAATTAAAAATGGTAAGCAAGGTTACGAATTAACAGTGCTTAACGAATATTTACAAGGTTTGAAGTCTAAGTACCAAGACATTAATAATGCAACAATACTATTAGAGCCAGATATTTCGTACGATATGCTTGTTCAGATTATGGACTCGGTCAGAACTGCAGAAGTCGAAAAAGATGGTGAGACAGTATTTGCTGATTTGTTTCCAGATATCGCTGTGGGTGATGCTCCAGTGTATACAGCAGGTAGATAA
- a CDS encoding MotA/TolQ/ExbB proton channel family protein: MSIYESFVTFFQSGGFFMIPIVFVLAVGLAIAIERYIYLSSTRVKNQIAWKKIQTVLASGNMNEAMNFAEKSKCAISRIMGYGIASAQTSRRRDDIETAMEEGLMEVVPKLEKRTHYLATFANVATLLGLLGTIIGLIDAFTAISAASPAEKADLLSSSISVAMNTTAFGLMVGIPLLLLHSWLQTKTTEIVDSLEMASVKVLNTIATSARKQTESAA, translated from the coding sequence ATGAGTATTTACGAGTCTTTTGTAACATTCTTTCAATCCGGTGGATTTTTTATGATCCCAATCGTATTTGTATTGGCAGTTGGTCTTGCTATTGCCATTGAAAGATATATTTATCTTTCATCTACGCGAGTTAAAAATCAGATTGCATGGAAAAAAATTCAGACAGTTTTGGCAAGTGGCAACATGAACGAAGCAATGAATTTTGCTGAAAAATCTAAATGTGCTATTAGCCGCATTATGGGTTACGGCATTGCTAGTGCACAAACTTCTCGTCGTAGAGATGATATTGAAACAGCAATGGAAGAAGGTCTAATGGAAGTGGTACCTAAGCTAGAGAAGCGAACTCACTACCTGGCTACTTTCGCTAATGTTGCAACGCTATTAGGCTTGCTTGGGACAATTATTGGTCTTATTGATGCTTTTACTGCTATTTCTGCTGCAAGCCCAGCTGAAAAAGCAGACTTATTATCTTCTAGTATTTCAGTCGCAATGAACACAACTGCATTTGGCTTGATGGTAGGTATTCCTCTGCTGCTATTACATTCTTGGTTGCAAACCAAGACGACTGAAATTGTAGATAGCTTAGAGATGGCATCGGTTAAAGTGTTAAATACCATTGCTACTAGTGCTCGTAAACAAACTGAATCTGCAGCATAA
- a CDS encoding tetratricopeptide repeat protein, with protein sequence MSAIALMLTACASAPGKVSSSSKGDDSRPTMVVKQNYKISSSVEQQFAHGIEAMSSEDYVQAIEIFKKVAEKEPRASGPWVNIAIAYRKLDQIDKADEAIETAVKLNPKNPYALNQAGIIKRENGSFEEAQAMYKNALAEYPNYANAHLNLAILCDLYLQKIVCAKSHYQAYQEIEKNDDKQVIAWINDLSRRESQIK encoded by the coding sequence TTGAGTGCCATTGCTTTGATGTTAACAGCATGTGCTAGTGCGCCTGGAAAAGTATCTTCATCATCAAAGGGTGATGATTCAAGACCAACAATGGTGGTTAAGCAAAATTACAAAATATCATCTTCAGTAGAGCAGCAATTTGCTCACGGCATAGAAGCTATGTCTTCAGAAGATTATGTGCAGGCAATCGAAATTTTCAAAAAAGTTGCAGAAAAGGAACCTCGAGCTTCTGGACCCTGGGTCAATATTGCAATTGCTTACCGTAAGTTAGATCAAATTGATAAGGCCGATGAGGCTATTGAAACTGCCGTTAAGTTGAACCCGAAGAATCCTTACGCATTAAATCAGGCAGGCATTATTAAGCGTGAAAATGGCTCATTTGAAGAGGCTCAAGCTATGTATAAAAATGCCTTAGCCGAGTATCCGAATTACGCAAACGCTCATCTAAATTTAGCTATTTTATGTGACCTATATTTACAGAAAATAGTCTGTGCGAAGTCTCATTATCAAGCATATCAAGAGATTGAAAAAAATGACGATAAACAAGTTATAGCTTGGATTAATGATTTGTCTCGAAGAGAGAGCCAAATAAAATAA
- a CDS encoding tetratricopeptide repeat protein, translating into MRRIRLYCVYALILILQACGWGGGSYYTIEDLERNKVDVKNDIPVESSRKKAIYSYRELLVDEDQEKDSPEVIRRLGDLRLEENEDLQAVDVSSPQVAEKFTTIDINYKETIDLYEYLLDEKSDYQLNDVVLYQLSRAYEAADEREKMLDSLDRLIAKFPNSDYYVEAQFRRGETLFVDKKYKQAEYAYAEVIQLGKDSRFYRHALYKQGWSHFKMLDYDVGLHSFVALIDTMVKEDVDKDIEALTRPEKELLDDSLRALALSYGYLGGAKEISSYFDGYGRRSYEALIYDRLGVQFLEKQRFSDAANTFREFVKHNPFDRQAPDFQIRAIDAFKKGKFPSEVLSAKKQFVENYHINSEYWTHNQIEKVPHVVEFLKTNIIDLAKYYHAVAQKSKKKPDYIEATRWYKAYIASFPKDPHSAHMNFLLADIWYETKEYENAVVEFEKTAYQYQAHAKDSEAGYAALVAFNDWLVATEDANVSSLIKSRQIDSTFKFANKFPLHPEAPVALTKAAEDLFSIKDYKRAIEASSLLVENFADSDVKLRKSAWTVKAHSSFELKDFSDSEVSYQQAILLVNKDVKERKKLEEKLAASIYKQGEASQLAGETDAAVNHYLRVGQIVPDSDIRPTAQYDAAALLLKSEQWSRAATVLEDFRGRFPDHKEQSSITHKLALVYEKDQRNLLAAQEYERISLDDSNDKETQRTSSLVAADLYAKEKDDYRAIEIYKTYIKRFPKPYEASLEVRQSLVDLYSSRQEDKLVKQWRQDIIKSEATAGTASTDRMKFIAANASLQLAIPKYTIFNASRLKIPLKTSLKVKKKLMERALAAFELAGAYKVEEVTTAATYYSGLIYYDFSRALMQSDRPRGLSEEELAQYEFLLEEQAFPFEEQAIDLFELNARRTADGVYNQWIRESLRELGELVPARYARTEKSESYVETIY; encoded by the coding sequence ATGAGGCGTATTCGTTTATATTGCGTTTATGCGCTAATTTTAATACTGCAAGCTTGTGGTTGGGGCGGAGGATCTTATTACACAATTGAAGATCTAGAGCGTAATAAGGTTGATGTGAAAAACGATATTCCTGTTGAAAGTAGCCGCAAAAAAGCTATTTATAGTTATCGTGAGCTTTTAGTAGATGAAGATCAAGAGAAAGACTCGCCTGAAGTTATTCGTCGACTAGGTGATTTAAGATTAGAAGAAAATGAAGATTTACAAGCTGTAGATGTCTCGAGTCCTCAAGTAGCAGAGAAATTCACTACTATTGATATTAATTATAAAGAGACAATTGATTTATATGAATACTTGTTGGATGAAAAATCAGATTATCAATTAAACGATGTTGTTTTATATCAATTATCACGTGCTTATGAAGCGGCTGATGAACGTGAAAAAATGTTGGATAGTTTGGATCGCTTAATTGCTAAATTTCCAAATTCAGATTATTACGTTGAAGCGCAATTTCGTCGTGGTGAAACACTATTTGTTGATAAAAAATATAAACAGGCTGAGTATGCATATGCAGAAGTAATTCAATTAGGTAAGGATAGCCGTTTTTATCGCCATGCTTTATACAAGCAAGGTTGGTCACATTTTAAGATGCTTGACTACGATGTTGGGTTACATTCTTTTGTTGCGCTTATCGATACTATGGTTAAAGAAGATGTCGATAAAGATATTGAAGCATTAACGCGTCCAGAAAAAGAACTATTAGATGATTCTTTACGTGCCTTAGCATTGAGTTATGGCTATTTAGGTGGAGCGAAAGAAATCTCAAGTTACTTCGATGGCTATGGTCGACGATCTTATGAAGCATTGATATATGATCGTCTGGGTGTGCAATTCTTAGAGAAACAACGCTTTAGTGATGCAGCAAATACTTTTAGAGAATTTGTAAAACATAATCCATTTGATAGGCAAGCACCTGATTTTCAAATTAGAGCAATCGATGCATTTAAGAAAGGAAAATTCCCATCAGAAGTGTTGAGTGCTAAGAAGCAGTTTGTGGAAAATTATCATATCAATTCGGAGTACTGGACACACAATCAAATCGAAAAAGTTCCTCATGTGGTTGAGTTTCTTAAAACCAATATTATCGATTTAGCTAAGTATTATCATGCAGTGGCACAAAAATCTAAGAAAAAACCAGATTACATAGAAGCAACTCGTTGGTATAAAGCATATATTGCTTCATTTCCGAAAGATCCGCATTCGGCACATATGAATTTCTTACTAGCTGATATTTGGTATGAAACCAAAGAATATGAAAATGCAGTTGTAGAATTTGAGAAGACGGCTTATCAATATCAAGCACATGCTAAAGATTCTGAAGCGGGCTATGCAGCATTAGTTGCGTTTAATGATTGGCTAGTCGCTACTGAGGATGCTAATGTAAGTTCGCTTATTAAATCTAGACAGATTGATAGTACATTTAAATTTGCTAATAAGTTTCCGTTACATCCAGAAGCGCCAGTGGCTTTAACCAAGGCGGCTGAAGATTTATTCTCAATTAAAGACTATAAGCGGGCGATCGAAGCCTCTAGCCTGTTAGTTGAAAATTTTGCAGATAGTGATGTTAAATTACGTAAAAGTGCTTGGACAGTTAAAGCACATTCGTCATTTGAACTAAAAGATTTCTCAGATTCTGAAGTATCATATCAACAAGCAATTTTGCTAGTTAATAAAGATGTAAAAGAACGTAAAAAACTGGAAGAAAAATTAGCAGCATCTATTTATAAGCAAGGTGAAGCAAGCCAGTTGGCCGGTGAAACTGATGCTGCTGTAAATCATTATTTAAGAGTCGGTCAAATTGTACCAGATTCAGATATTCGACCTACAGCACAATATGATGCAGCAGCATTATTGCTTAAGTCGGAACAATGGTCTCGTGCAGCAACCGTATTGGAAGATTTTAGAGGTCGATTCCCAGATCACAAAGAGCAATCTTCAATTACTCATAAACTAGCTTTGGTGTATGAAAAAGATCAGCGGAATCTTTTAGCTGCTCAGGAATACGAAAGAATTAGCTTGGATGATTCAAATGATAAAGAAACACAGCGTACATCAAGTTTAGTGGCGGCAGATTTATACGCTAAAGAAAAAGATGATTATCGTGCTATAGAAATTTATAAAACTTATATCAAAAGATTTCCAAAACCTTATGAGGCATCTTTAGAGGTTCGTCAGTCTTTAGTTGATTTATATTCATCACGTCAAGAAGATAAACTGGTTAAACAGTGGCGCCAAGATATTATTAAATCAGAAGCAACTGCAGGAACTGCTAGCACTGATCGTATGAAATTTATTGCTGCTAACGCATCATTGCAGTTAGCAATTCCCAAATACACAATATTTAATGCCAGTCGTTTGAAAATACCTTTAAAGACCAGTTTGAAAGTAAAGAAAAAACTCATGGAAAGAGCGCTAGCAGCTTTTGAATTGGCGGGAGCTTACAAGGTTGAAGAGGTGACAACAGCGGCAACTTACTATTCTGGCTTAATTTACTATGACTTTAGTCGTGCATTAATGCAATCTGATCGGCCTCGAGGTCTATCGGAAGAAGAACTGGCGCAGTATGAATTTTTACTGGAAGAACAAGCATTTCCTTTCGAGGAACAGGCAATTGACTTATTTGAGTTGAATGCACGGAGAACAGCTGATGGTGTCTATAACCAATGGATTCGAGAAAGCCTTAGAGAGTTAGGTGAATTAGTGCCAGCCCGATATGCCCGAACTGAGAAATCAGAGAGTTATGTGGAGACAATATATTAA